The following coding sequences lie in one Steroidobacter denitrificans genomic window:
- the xseB gene encoding exodeoxyribonuclease VII small subunit: MVGKLEQGDLSLDESLRHFERGVQLTRACQNSLKLAEQKVQILMSRSGDPESFDAVPFDADDDRER, translated from the coding sequence ATCGTGGGAAAACTGGAGCAGGGCGACCTGTCCCTGGATGAATCGCTGCGGCATTTCGAACGTGGCGTGCAACTGACCCGTGCATGTCAGAATTCGCTCAAGCTCGCTGAACAAAAGGTGCAGATCCTGATGAGCAGGAGCGGCGATCCGGAGTCCTTCGATGCGGTGCCGTTCGACGCGGATGATGATCGCGAACGCTGA
- a CDS encoding polyprenyl synthetase family protein, whose amino-acid sequence MNVLDGAFDAATVPRETDFDARLARWQARIEKKLAARLPPPDIEPARLHEAMRYAVLGGGKRVRPVLVYAAGAALGIPESQIDGAACAVELIHAYSLVHDDLPAMDDDDLRRGRPTCHKAYDEATAILVGDALQVLAFEILARGSGLPEDTAIRLRLIHLLATASGTQGMAGGQALDLAATGRSLTIDAVEKMHACKTGALIRACILMVAACAPDLDPAIHTALDEYAQAIGLAFQIQDDLLDIEGDPQMLGKATGSDEAARKPTYPSVAGVEAARIRMHALHRHALRLLRQTPGLQSAPLASVSDWLVLRKR is encoded by the coding sequence ATGAACGTACTCGATGGCGCATTCGACGCCGCCACCGTACCGCGCGAGACGGATTTCGATGCGCGGCTCGCCCGCTGGCAGGCGCGTATCGAGAAGAAATTGGCGGCCAGGCTGCCACCCCCCGATATCGAGCCGGCGCGCCTGCATGAGGCGATGCGCTACGCGGTGCTGGGCGGGGGGAAACGGGTACGCCCCGTGCTCGTATATGCCGCCGGCGCGGCACTGGGCATCCCGGAATCCCAGATCGATGGTGCTGCCTGCGCCGTGGAGCTGATTCATGCCTATTCCCTGGTACATGACGATCTGCCGGCGATGGATGATGACGACCTGCGCCGGGGACGACCCACCTGCCATAAAGCCTACGACGAAGCGACCGCCATCCTGGTCGGCGATGCCCTGCAGGTTCTGGCATTCGAGATCCTGGCCCGAGGGTCCGGCCTGCCCGAGGATACAGCCATACGGCTGCGCCTGATCCACCTGCTCGCCACTGCCAGCGGTACGCAAGGCATGGCCGGCGGGCAGGCGCTGGATCTCGCCGCGACCGGCAGGTCTCTCACGATCGATGCAGTGGAAAAAATGCATGCCTGCAAGACCGGTGCGCTGATCCGAGCCTGCATCCTCATGGTCGCCGCCTGCGCACCGGACCTTGATCCGGCCATTCATACGGCGCTGGACGAATACGCGCAGGCCATCGGATTGGCGTTCCAGATTCAGGACGATCTGCTGGATATCGAAGGCGATCCGCAGATGCTGGGCAAGGCCACGGGGTCCGACGAAGCCGCCCGCAAGCCGACCTACCCATCGGTCGCCGGAGTGGAGGCCGCGCGCATACGTATGCATGCGCTGCACCGGCACGCCCTGCGGTTGTTGCGGCAGACACCCGGCCTGCAAAGTGCGCCTCTGGCCTCGGTATCCGACTGGCTGGTGC